Proteins from a genomic interval of Arachis hypogaea cultivar Tifrunner chromosome 10, arahy.Tifrunner.gnm2.J5K5, whole genome shotgun sequence:
- the LOC112715075 gene encoding probable protein S-acyltransferase 22: MITVLYSSSFCFLHFVLYISTFFISFKEEKMRKHGWQLPYHPLQVVAVAVFLALGFAFYVFFAPFVGKKMYQYIIMGLYTPLITCVFGLYTWCTAADPADPGVFRSKRYLKIGGESTTSMHDANASIVISEQKDASSPSSSCILLLYSPCAYVCGCSSDQQASEDGIFYCSLCEVEVFKYSKHCRVCDKCVDRFDHHCRWLNNCIGKRNYRKFFTLMVAALLLLILQWLTGILVLICSFVEKKKFSVDISLKLGSSFSLVPFVIVVAVCTMLAMTATLPLAQLFFFHILLIKKGISTYDYIIALREHEHEQQGVGEQRSPQMSPVSSLTGLSSASSFTTFHRGAWCTPPQMFLEDQFDVVPPETASVSSLGKKTIREEPVKKKNPGAVKISPWTLARLNREEVTKAAAEARKKSKILQAVARHNEAFRLASDRSGRRMVPRIENNRRRPGKRLRLPADLPLEGLPKIPANSIDNGFSGTSSLAPQFEAWSMFQASYAVSSSAGVVASSPESSLDSPDIHPFRVSASRAEEASWIAAANLKEIPFSRSTSDGYEASGGEDSDRVPTRFVQRSANWTNLELKSSSTLVHNRKL, from the exons ATGATAACAGTGCTCTAtagttcttctttttgttttctgcATTTTGTGCTCTACATTTCTACATTCTTCATTTCCTTTAAAGAAGAAAAGATGAGGAAGCATGGATGGCAGCTACCTTATCATCCCCTCCAG GTGGTGGCTGTTGCTGTGTTTTTGGCTCTGGGGTTTGCATTCTATGTGTTCTTTGCACCTTTTGTTGGGAAGAAGATGTATCAGTATATTATTATGGGACTCTACACGCCACTg ATTACTTGTGTCTTTGGACTGTACACTTGGTGCACAGCAGCTGATCCAGCAGATCCAGGGGTATTCAGGTCAAAAAGGTATCTTAAAATAGGAGGGGAATCGACTACGTCAATGCACGACGCAAATGCTTCAATAGTTATTTCGGAACAGAAGGATGCATCATCACCTTCCTCGTCCTGTATCCTGTTGCTTTACTCTCCTTGTGCTTATGTCTGTGGTTGCTCTTCTGATCAACAAGCAAGTGAAGATGGAATATTCTATTGCAGTTTATGTGAAGTTGAG GTCTTCAAGTACAGCAAGCATTGCAGAGTTTGTGACAAATGTGTCGATCGCTTCGATCATCATTGCAGA TGGCTTAACAACTGCATTGGGAAAAGGAACTACAGAAAATTCTTCACCCTTATGGTTGCTGCTCTCCTCTTG CTTATTCTTCAGTGGTTGACTGGGATACTTGTGCTTATCTGCTCTTTTGTTGAGAAGAAGAAATTTTCAGTTGATATATCTTTGAAGTTGGGAAGCAGTTTCTCTCTTGTTCCCTTTGTTATTGTGGTG GCTGTTTGCACGATGTTGGCCATGACTGCTACCTTACCTCTTGCTCaacttttcttttttcatattcTTCTCATAAAAAAG GGAATTAGCACATACGATTACATCATAGCTTTGAGGGAGCATGAGCACGAGCAGCAAGGAGTTGGGGAACAGCGTAGTCCCCAAATGTCACCTGTTAGCTCGCTTACTGGACTGAGCAGTGCCAGCTCCTTTACTACTTTCCATCGAGGTGCATGGTGCACACCCCCACAGATGTTCCTTGAAGATCAG TTTGATGTAGTGCCCCCAGAAACAGCTTCTGTAAGTTCACTTGGAAAGAAGACAATCAGAGAAGAGCCGGTTAAGAAGAAGAATCCTGGAGCAGTCAAGATTAGTCCGTGGACATTAGCACGATTAAATAGAGAGGAGGTAACTAAGGCTGCAGCAGAAGCAAGAAAGAAATCGAAAATTCTACAGGCAGTGGCAAGACATAATGAAGCATTCAGGCTAGCATCAGACCGCAGTGGGCGACGAATGGTCCCCAGGATTGAGAACAATAGAAGGCGGCCAGGTAAACGGCTCCGCCTTCCGGCTGACTTGCCTTTGGAAGGCCTACCGAAAATCCCTGCCAACAGCATTGATAATGGCTTCAGTGGAACATCTAGTCTGGCACCTCAGTTTGAAGCCTGGAGCATGTTTCAAGCAAGTTATGCAGTGTCGAGTTCAGCTGGGGTTGTTGCTTCTTCTCCTGAAAGCAGTTTAGACTCACCTGATATTCACCCCTTTCGCGTGTCTGCATCTAGAGCTGAAGAGGCAAGCTGGATAGCTGCTGCTAATCTGAAGGAAATCCCATTCTCAAGGTCAACTAGTGATGGCTACGAGGCATCCGGTGGCGAAGATAGTGACCGAGTTCCCACGAGGTTTGTTCAGAGATCTGCAAATTGGACTAATCTAGAGCTGAAATCCTCATCCACTTTGGTTCATAATAGAAAATTGTGA